The Pseudophaeobacter arcticus DSM 23566 genome includes a region encoding these proteins:
- the ppk2 gene encoding polyphosphate kinase 2 translates to MPIATANSPTAPTDVNDASPANVSTATPAPAPPAPPSPEEIHRAFESGRYPYKRKMARRTYEAEKARLQAELLKVQIWAQETGQKFVMVFEGRDAAGKGGTIKRFTEHLNPRSARVVALNKPSDAERGQWYFQRYINHLPTNGEIVLYDRSWYNRAGVERVMGFCEPDEYLEFMRQTPELERMLVRSRVRLYKYWFSVTQAEQLRRFKSRNTDPLKQWKLSPIDKASLDKWDDYTEAKEAMFFYTDTADAPWTVVKSNCKKRARLNCMRHFLSTLDYPGKDYAIAQDPDPLIVGQAHHVIQRSDHILGKSLHPEAKSR, encoded by the coding sequence ATGCCAATAGCCACTGCCAATTCGCCAACCGCGCCAACTGACGTGAATGACGCTTCGCCTGCGAATGTTTCCACGGCAACACCAGCGCCTGCACCCCCCGCGCCCCCCTCGCCAGAGGAGATCCACCGCGCCTTTGAAAGTGGGCGTTACCCCTATAAGCGCAAGATGGCGCGCCGGACCTATGAGGCTGAGAAGGCGCGCCTGCAGGCTGAGCTATTGAAGGTGCAGATCTGGGCGCAGGAGACCGGCCAGAAATTTGTCATGGTGTTTGAAGGGCGCGATGCCGCAGGCAAGGGCGGCACCATCAAGCGCTTTACCGAACACCTGAACCCACGTTCTGCCCGCGTGGTGGCTTTGAACAAACCCTCCGACGCAGAACGTGGTCAGTGGTATTTCCAGCGCTATATCAATCATCTGCCCACCAATGGAGAGATCGTTCTGTATGACCGTTCCTGGTACAACCGGGCGGGTGTTGAGCGGGTCATGGGGTTTTGCGAGCCGGATGAGTATCTCGAGTTTATGCGCCAGACGCCTGAACTGGAGCGGATGCTGGTGCGCTCGAGGGTGCGGCTTTATAAATACTGGTTCTCGGTCACCCAGGCCGAGCAGCTGCGCCGGTTCAAATCGCGCAATACCGATCCGCTGAAACAATGGAAACTGTCGCCGATCGACAAGGCCTCATTGGACAAATGGGATGATTACACCGAGGCCAAGGAGGCAATGTTCTTTTATACCGACACCGCAGACGCGCCCTGGACCGTTGTTAAATCCAATTGCAAGAAACGCGCCCGGTTGAACTGCATGCGCCACTTCCTCAGCACCCTGGACTATCCTGGCAAAGATTATGCGATCGCCCAGGATCCCGATCCGCTGATTGTTGGCCAGGCGCATCATGTGATTCAGCGCTCGGATCACATTTTGGGTAAGTCCCTGCACCCGGAAGCAAAGTCGCGTTAA
- a CDS encoding alpha/beta fold hydrolase → MHSAIESLQGQPFFVRRWGDPSLPRLLLLHGFPEYGGAWQEVAHHLSQDFHCIAPDQRGYGQSWTPEGVENYAAGKLIGDMVALIGADTGPVTVFGHDWGAAIAYGLAMFHPQLVDRLIIANGVHPGPFQRALAQGGAQTEASQYIHWLRQPGVEAELRANGFEKLQKLFATHMDMSWLSGARLQDYKTEWSRPGRLQAMVNWYRASPLQVAKPGQPIALPALPLERLKVPQPHLLLWGDGDTALLPETTLGLEDFAPQLTRITIPGCDHWLHHQKPKDLAEAILNWHP, encoded by the coding sequence ATGCACAGCGCCATCGAGAGCCTCCAGGGGCAGCCCTTTTTTGTCCGCCGCTGGGGCGATCCCAGCTTGCCGCGCCTGTTGCTGCTACACGGGTTCCCGGAATACGGCGGTGCCTGGCAGGAGGTGGCGCACCACCTGAGCCAGGATTTCCACTGCATCGCCCCCGACCAGCGCGGATATGGCCAAAGCTGGACACCCGAAGGTGTTGAAAACTATGCCGCTGGCAAACTGATTGGCGATATGGTTGCGCTGATTGGCGCTGATACAGGCCCAGTGACGGTGTTTGGCCATGATTGGGGCGCCGCCATCGCCTATGGGCTGGCAATGTTTCACCCCCAGCTCGTCGATCGTCTGATCATCGCCAATGGGGTGCACCCAGGACCCTTTCAGCGCGCCCTGGCGCAGGGCGGCGCGCAGACGGAGGCCTCGCAGTATATTCACTGGCTCCGTCAACCTGGGGTCGAAGCAGAGCTGCGCGCCAATGGCTTTGAAAAACTTCAGAAGCTGTTTGCAACCCATATGGATATGTCCTGGCTCTCTGGCGCGCGGTTGCAAGACTACAAGACAGAATGGTCCCGTCCCGGTCGGTTGCAGGCCATGGTCAACTGGTATCGCGCGTCCCCCCTGCAGGTCGCCAAACCGGGGCAGCCCATCGCCCTGCCCGCGCTGCCGCTTGAGCGCCTGAAGGTTCCCCAGCCCCACCTGTTGCTTTGGGGCGATGGAGATACCGCCCTGTTGCCGGAAACCACCCTGGGGCTGGAAGATTTTGCGCCGCAGCTCACCCGCATCACGATTCCAGGCTGTGACCACTGGCTGCACCATCAGAAACCCAAAGATCTGGCCGAGGCTATCCTAAACTGGCACCCCTGA
- a CDS encoding MATE family efflux transporter: protein MPVAGHLRAVSVLGFPLVGGHVAQYAIGMTDSLMLGWYGAGALAAVTLAGSYFFVFFLMGAGFAIAVMPLVAAAAGAGEERQIRRATRMGLWLSLLYGVAAMPVLLFSEYILLALGQKPEVAGPASAYLQLAGWGLFPALLVMVLKSYLAALERTQIVLWITILAAVVNGLVNYALIFGNWGAPELGIAGAAYASIATQAVSLLAVGGYALWVLPEHELLKNFHRPDWEMFFRVFKLGMPIGLTNLSEVSLFAASAMMMGWLGTISLAAHGVAMTLAGLTFMVHLGLSNAATIRAGNAYGRRDRAHMALGAQVVIVLSLVMALIGSAAFLLVPDLLISLFLDPHDPNKPEILIVGASLLAMAALFQLADGMQVIALGLLRGVQDTNWPMVIAALSYWAIGVPASYLFGFTFGWGGVGVWSGLVLGLCFAGLFLMLRFWRHSIKQTEE from the coding sequence ATGCCCGTCGCAGGCCACCTGCGGGCGGTCTCTGTGCTTGGCTTTCCACTGGTTGGTGGTCATGTGGCGCAATATGCCATTGGCATGACGGATTCGCTCATGCTGGGCTGGTACGGCGCCGGGGCTCTGGCGGCGGTGACCCTGGCGGGGTCCTATTTCTTTGTGTTTTTCCTGATGGGCGCGGGATTCGCTATCGCTGTAATGCCACTGGTGGCTGCCGCTGCCGGGGCCGGTGAAGAACGCCAGATCCGCCGCGCCACCCGCATGGGGCTTTGGCTGTCGCTGCTCTATGGCGTGGCGGCTATGCCAGTTCTGCTGTTTTCGGAATATATCCTGCTGGCACTGGGGCAAAAGCCCGAGGTGGCAGGACCTGCCTCTGCCTATCTGCAATTGGCTGGCTGGGGGCTGTTTCCGGCCCTGTTGGTTATGGTGCTGAAATCTTATCTGGCGGCGCTGGAGCGTACGCAGATCGTGCTTTGGATCACCATTTTGGCAGCTGTCGTGAACGGGCTGGTGAACTATGCGCTGATCTTTGGCAACTGGGGCGCACCAGAGCTGGGGATCGCCGGGGCTGCCTATGCCTCGATTGCGACGCAGGCAGTGTCATTGCTGGCGGTAGGGGGCTACGCGCTGTGGGTGCTGCCCGAGCATGAGTTGCTGAAGAATTTTCACCGCCCGGATTGGGAGATGTTCTTTCGGGTGTTCAAACTGGGCATGCCCATTGGCCTGACCAATCTGAGCGAAGTCAGCCTGTTTGCCGCATCCGCCATGATGATGGGCTGGCTGGGAACCATCTCGCTGGCAGCCCATGGCGTGGCGATGACCCTGGCGGGGCTGACCTTCATGGTGCATCTGGGCCTGAGCAATGCCGCCACCATCCGTGCAGGCAATGCCTATGGGCGCCGGGACCGTGCCCATATGGCGCTGGGGGCTCAAGTGGTGATTGTACTGTCGCTGGTGATGGCGCTGATTGGCAGCGCAGCCTTTTTGCTGGTGCCGGACCTGCTTATTTCGCTGTTTCTTGACCCCCATGACCCCAATAAGCCCGAGATCCTGATTGTCGGCGCCAGCCTCTTGGCTATGGCGGCACTGTTTCAGCTGGCTGATGGCATGCAGGTGATCGCGCTGGGGCTGCTGCGCGGTGTGCAGGACACCAATTGGCCGATGGTGATTGCGGCGCTGAGCTACTGGGCGATTGGTGTTCCGGCCTCGTATCTCTTTGGCTTCACCTTTGGCTGGGGTGGCGTCGGGGTCTGGTCCGGGCTGGTGCTGGGGCTTTGCTTTGCAGGCCTGTTCCTGATGCTGCGCTTTTGGCGCCATTCCATCAAACAGACAGAAGAATAA